Proteins encoded by one window of Haladaptatus sp. ZSTT2:
- a CDS encoding MBL fold metallo-hydrolase encodes MTQIDILLHGIPGRSSHGYLGQASAVLVNEKSMVDVGSIGRRPVLEKSFENVDVEPEDVEDVLLTHVHFDHCDNIDLFPNATIHVYGPEMQRLKDGDLDWATPISAEAMFDNHDVNLFDTGDVINGMEVVPAPGHTEHHVAFILEDDDLTYGFTGDAVKNTRELATMNPMVLYSKEAAIDTLERMAERLDFVIPGHDTPFYIEDGEPIATVDVDWGVNLQFSPASATTTEISSNRSVTRELPDGVNDATARQEFH; translated from the coding sequence ATGACTCAGATAGACATTCTACTGCACGGTATCCCCGGGCGTTCGAGTCACGGCTATCTCGGACAGGCCTCCGCAGTGCTCGTAAACGAGAAGTCGATGGTCGATGTCGGTTCCATCGGGCGGCGACCAGTGCTCGAAAAATCGTTCGAAAACGTCGACGTCGAACCCGAAGACGTAGAGGACGTCCTTCTCACACACGTCCACTTTGACCACTGTGACAACATCGACCTGTTCCCGAACGCCACAATTCACGTCTACGGCCCGGAGATGCAGCGGCTCAAAGACGGCGACTTAGACTGGGCAACGCCGATTTCGGCAGAGGCGATGTTCGATAACCACGACGTGAACCTCTTCGACACCGGCGACGTCATCAACGGCATGGAAGTCGTCCCGGCACCGGGCCACACCGAACACCACGTCGCGTTCATCCTCGAAGACGACGACCTCACCTACGGCTTCACCGGCGACGCCGTGAAGAACACGCGCGAACTCGCGACGATGAATCCGATGGTGCTCTACAGCAAAGAGGCAGCCATCGACACCTTAGAGCGCATGGCAGAGCGCCTCGACTTCGTCATTCCGGGCCACGACACGCCGTTTTACATCGAAGACGGCGAGCCAATCGCCACCGTGGACGTCGATTGGGGCGTGAACCTTCAGTTCTCGCCCGCCTCTGCAACCACGACCGAAATTTCGAGCAACCGGTCGGTGACGCGCGAACTCCCAGACGGCGTCAACGACGCGACCGCCCGCCAAGAGTTCCACTGA
- a CDS encoding CoxG family protein, with translation MHLEGEQAFNTPVATVWDTSFRPDILEACIPGAQSVERTSDTEFSAVVRRGLASISVTMELTFDVVEDNRPDDVTIEMEGTDNRTNSTAAGDIAIDASESDDGSVLSYEADLEFTGRLASLGSRLIKRQINKDLSSFFDSLQEQVESESAISE, from the coding sequence ATGCACCTTGAAGGTGAGCAAGCATTCAATACGCCAGTGGCTACCGTCTGGGACACCTCGTTTCGTCCCGACATTCTCGAAGCCTGTATTCCGGGCGCACAGTCGGTCGAACGCACCTCGGACACCGAATTTAGCGCCGTCGTTCGCCGTGGGCTGGCGAGCATCTCCGTGACGATGGAACTAACCTTTGACGTGGTCGAAGACAACCGACCGGACGACGTCACCATCGAAATGGAGGGGACTGACAACCGGACGAACAGTACGGCGGCGGGCGACATCGCCATCGATGCCAGCGAAAGCGACGACGGGTCTGTCCTCAGCTACGAAGCCGATTTAGAGTTCACCGGGCGCCTCGCCTCGCTGGGCAGTCGGCTCATCAAGCGGCAAATCAACAAAGACCTCTCTTCGTTTTTCGACAGTTTGCAAGAACAGGTCGAATCGGAAAGCGCGATTTCAGAATAA
- a CDS encoding amidohydrolase family protein, whose product MLIDCHVHMNPFWLAKQGAIDKFRNLQRRFDEAWEMAENPELFLEYLDTQGFDGAVAINYVSKDIVGYPPEVNEFAAEFRDAAPDRLRSVAGIDLDGTVDDVHARMDRIIDDLDLDGVKLHPPHQDVRPNAYRDPPVGNNNERLEVLYQRCADADIPVVIHTGTSFFPGARNIHTDPMYVDDVCMDFDVDVVMCHGGRPLYYDEAFYLYRRHDNIYFDISSIPPTNLLDAFPKLESIAHKTMFGSDWPAPMIPDIKDNADDVRDLGLSQEATDAIMGGNAEEVFGF is encoded by the coding sequence ATGCTGATCGATTGCCACGTACACATGAATCCGTTCTGGCTCGCAAAGCAGGGAGCCATCGACAAATTCCGGAACCTCCAGCGGCGCTTCGACGAGGCGTGGGAGATGGCGGAGAATCCGGAACTGTTCCTCGAATATCTCGACACACAGGGGTTCGACGGTGCCGTCGCGATCAACTACGTCTCGAAGGATATCGTGGGCTACCCACCCGAGGTAAACGAGTTCGCCGCCGAGTTCCGCGACGCCGCCCCAGACCGGCTCCGGTCGGTCGCCGGTATCGACTTAGACGGCACCGTAGACGACGTGCACGCGCGGATGGACCGCATCATCGACGACCTCGATTTGGATGGTGTGAAACTCCACCCACCCCACCAAGACGTGCGCCCGAACGCCTACCGCGACCCACCGGTCGGCAATAACAACGAGCGCCTCGAAGTGCTGTACCAGCGGTGTGCAGACGCAGACATTCCCGTCGTCATCCACACGGGGACTAGCTTCTTCCCCGGCGCGCGCAACATCCACACAGACCCGATGTACGTCGATGACGTGTGCATGGACTTCGACGTTGACGTGGTGATGTGTCACGGTGGCCGCCCGCTCTACTACGACGAGGCGTTCTATCTCTACCGCCGTCACGACAACATCTACTTCGATATCTCCTCTATCCCGCCGACGAACCTGCTCGACGCGTTCCCGAAACTCGAATCCATCGCCCACAAAACGATGTTCGGTTCCGACTGGCCTGCGCCGATGATTCCGGACATCAAGGACAACGCAGACGACGTGCGCGACCTCGGCCTCTCACAGGAGGCGACGGACGCGATAATGGGTGGAAACGCAGAAGAAGTGTTCGGGTTCTAA
- a CDS encoding archaea-specific SMC-related protein → MKQSQEAHSIAHVGVRNIGGIEDAELSFEPGVTILEGRNATNRTSFLRALAGALGGDEANLKGDATEGDVTLELDGDSFRRTYERANRTVITDGNPYTDDAEVASLFAFLFETNEARQTATRNEDLHELIMRPVDTDAIDREIREVQAEKQRLSETISSLEAKKQELPKLEERRHTLTETIEEQKRAVDAKTAKLEEQNLNVEQSKSRQSEQEQLLSELHDAQAKLETVRGRITTERDSIDALETERDELTETLAELPASVRTISDLGERLGTYQERKRNLDSVIERLQGVIEFNRQMLEDDTEVRELFADESERSHIMEQLLADVESVICWTCGSQVERADIEAIIEELDALRADKVNERMEVVGEIEAVKAERTEIERKQQERDQTEHRLSRATQELKRRRETVADLEATREDVEETVETYKAQVAELEREDRDEVLALHQAAIEAEFELETAQSDLEAVEAKIEDIEEAIERIPTLERERAECQSRLEALRSRIDDIEREAVETFNEEMERVIRILDYENIDRIWIERLTNTRGESSFELHIVRQTASGTVYEDTVSHLSESEREVMGLVFALAGYLTHDVHEAVPFMLLDSLEALDANRIAKLVAYFEEHVPYLVIALLPEDSQVLADDYRRITAF, encoded by the coding sequence ATGAAACAGTCTCAGGAAGCACACTCGATTGCCCACGTTGGCGTGCGAAATATTGGGGGCATCGAGGACGCAGAGCTTTCGTTCGAACCGGGGGTGACGATTCTCGAAGGGAGGAATGCGACGAATCGAACCTCGTTCTTGCGAGCGCTCGCGGGCGCACTCGGGGGCGACGAAGCGAACCTCAAGGGAGATGCGACCGAGGGCGACGTGACGCTCGAACTGGACGGCGACTCCTTTCGACGAACCTACGAACGGGCGAATCGAACCGTCATCACGGACGGGAATCCGTACACTGACGACGCCGAAGTCGCCTCGTTGTTCGCCTTCTTATTCGAGACCAACGAAGCCCGCCAGACCGCAACCCGAAACGAGGACCTCCACGAACTCATCATGCGGCCCGTGGACACCGACGCCATCGACCGCGAAATTCGAGAAGTACAAGCCGAGAAACAACGGCTCAGCGAGACGATTAGCTCGCTCGAAGCGAAAAAACAGGAGTTGCCGAAACTCGAAGAGCGCCGCCATACACTCACGGAAACAATCGAGGAACAGAAACGAGCAGTCGACGCGAAAACCGCCAAACTCGAGGAACAGAACCTGAACGTCGAACAGTCCAAATCCCGCCAGAGCGAACAGGAGCAACTCCTCTCAGAACTTCACGACGCGCAAGCCAAACTCGAGACCGTTCGCGGGCGCATCACCACCGAGCGCGACAGCATCGACGCCCTCGAAACAGAGCGCGACGAACTGACCGAAACGCTCGCAGAGCTTCCGGCGTCGGTGCGAACCATCAGCGACCTCGGGGAGCGTCTTGGAACCTACCAAGAGCGAAAGCGGAACCTCGATTCGGTCATCGAACGCCTCCAAGGTGTCATCGAGTTCAACAGGCAGATGCTCGAAGACGACACCGAAGTGCGCGAGCTGTTCGCAGACGAGTCAGAGCGAAGCCACATCATGGAGCAACTGCTCGCGGATGTCGAGTCTGTCATCTGTTGGACCTGTGGAAGCCAGGTCGAGCGAGCCGACATCGAAGCCATCATCGAGGAACTCGATGCGCTGCGGGCAGACAAGGTCAACGAGCGAATGGAGGTCGTTGGAGAGATAGAGGCGGTCAAAGCAGAGCGCACCGAAATCGAGCGCAAGCAACAAGAGCGTGACCAGACAGAACACCGCCTGTCGCGGGCAACTCAAGAACTGAAACGTCGCCGCGAGACCGTTGCCGACCTCGAAGCAACCCGCGAGGACGTCGAAGAGACCGTCGAGACGTACAAAGCGCAGGTCGCAGAGCTCGAACGAGAAGACCGCGACGAGGTGCTGGCGCTCCACCAAGCAGCTATCGAAGCCGAATTCGAACTGGAGACCGCACAGTCCGACCTCGAAGCCGTCGAAGCGAAAATAGAAGACATCGAGGAGGCAATCGAGCGTATCCCGACGCTCGAACGCGAGCGAGCGGAGTGTCAAAGCCGGTTGGAAGCGCTTCGAAGCCGGATTGACGACATCGAGCGAGAGGCGGTCGAGACGTTCAACGAGGAGATGGAACGGGTGATTCGCATCCTCGATTACGAGAACATCGACCGCATCTGGATCGAACGGCTCACCAACACGCGCGGTGAGAGCAGTTTCGAGTTGCACATCGTCCGCCAGACGGCATCGGGAACGGTGTACGAAGACACGGTTTCCCACCTGAGCGAGAGCGAACGTGAGGTGATGGGCCTCGTCTTCGCGCTCGCGGGCTACCTCACCCACGACGTCCACGAAGCCGTGCCGTTCATGCTGCTCGACTCGCTCGAAGCGCTCGACGCAAACCGGATTGCGAAACTGGTGGCGTATTTCGAGGAACACGTCCCGTATCTCGTCATCGCGTTGCTCCCCGAAGACTCGCAGGTGCTCGCAGACGACTACCGGCGTATCACCGCGTTCTGA
- the rdfA gene encoding rod-determining factor RdfA — protein MEDTDGDVPRCECKVGRLVSRYRMESVNEELEARWRGDGFEKQSVRELADLFNRTILARTLSTAGHSAVKSEVESLYHLLTGDVSKGMTAEAHGRLENYGVDVSTLRSEFISHQTMYRHLRNCLHVSKTKTEVTVDGELDRINRLQSRAEAVLGDTVTRLSNADALADDNYRPIVSFRVMCKRCGTITDFADIASHGGCQCQRDGDTAT, from the coding sequence ATGGAGGATACGGACGGAGACGTCCCTCGATGTGAGTGCAAGGTCGGTCGGCTCGTCTCGCGGTATCGCATGGAGAGCGTAAACGAAGAACTCGAAGCGCGCTGGCGCGGCGACGGCTTCGAAAAACAGAGCGTTCGGGAGCTCGCAGACCTGTTCAATCGCACGATTCTCGCTCGCACACTGTCGACTGCGGGCCACAGCGCGGTGAAAAGCGAAGTCGAGAGTCTCTATCACCTGCTCACGGGAGATGTCAGCAAAGGGATGACCGCAGAGGCACACGGGCGACTCGAAAACTACGGCGTGGACGTGAGCACGCTTCGCTCTGAGTTCATCTCCCATCAGACGATGTACCGTCACCTGCGAAACTGCCTGCACGTCTCGAAGACGAAGACGGAAGTGACGGTCGACGGCGAACTCGACCGCATCAACCGACTCCAGAGTCGGGCCGAAGCCGTCCTCGGCGATACCGTAACGCGCCTCAGCAACGCAGACGCGCTCGCAGACGACAACTATCGCCCAATCGTGAGCTTTCGCGTCATGTGCAAACGCTGTGGAACCATCACCGACTTCGCAGACATCGCGTCCCACGGCGGCTGTCAGTGCCAACGTGACGGCGACACAGCGACGTAA
- a CDS encoding FAD binding domain-containing protein translates to MYPSEFKYLAAESVDDALTLIADHEFAEILAGGQSLIPLQKERLAMPDYVIDISEIAELDYIEETADEIRLGAVTTHTTAEESELVREHVFIFSECISKIADRLVRNRGTVGGTVVEADPDGDYMPVMKLLNPDVVVTGPDGERVIPFSEFYIGMFTVDIEEDELLTEVRLPKLPLLPEAAGVGSTYKKHVNRSGDYAIVGVAALVHVDDDGSIIDARVTIGSVGPLLTSEGAADAVVGTKLDEASLEAAADAVEAEVMPDQEGRLGAYKRAMAGEFTQQALRTAYERALADSQ, encoded by the coding sequence ATGTACCCGTCTGAGTTTAAATATCTCGCCGCCGAGTCTGTAGACGACGCGCTCACGCTGATAGCCGACCACGAGTTCGCTGAAATTCTCGCGGGCGGGCAGAGTCTCATCCCGTTGCAAAAAGAGCGACTCGCCATGCCCGACTACGTCATCGACATCTCCGAAATCGCGGAACTCGACTATATCGAAGAGACCGCAGACGAAATCCGCCTCGGCGCGGTCACGACGCACACGACGGCCGAAGAATCTGAACTGGTTCGCGAACACGTTTTCATCTTCAGCGAATGTATCTCGAAAATCGCAGACCGCCTCGTCCGCAATCGCGGCACGGTCGGCGGCACTGTCGTCGAAGCCGACCCCGACGGCGACTACATGCCGGTGATGAAACTGCTCAACCCCGACGTAGTCGTGACCGGCCCAGACGGCGAGCGCGTCATCCCCTTCTCTGAGTTCTACATCGGGATGTTCACCGTCGATATCGAAGAAGACGAACTCCTCACCGAGGTTCGCCTGCCGAAACTTCCCCTCCTCCCCGAGGCCGCAGGCGTTGGTAGCACGTACAAGAAACACGTGAACCGTTCGGGTGACTACGCCATCGTCGGGGTCGCCGCGCTCGTCCACGTCGATGACGACGGGTCGATTATCGACGCCCGCGTCACCATCGGGAGCGTCGGCCCATTGCTCACGTCAGAAGGTGCCGCAGACGCCGTCGTCGGCACGAAACTCGACGAGGCCTCACTTGAAGCGGCCGCAGACGCCGTCGAAGCCGAGGTCATGCCCGACCAAGAGGGACGACTCGGCGCGTACAAACGCGCGATGGCCGGTGAGTTCACGCAGCAGGCGCTGCGTACGGCCTACGAACGCGCGCTCGCAGACAGCCAGTAA
- a CDS encoding polysaccharide deacetylase family protein, with protein MDDISDMKRREVEAFLSFVAGAETERAVKARSYHILATYEQEDFERVSDLFTDVGATAGFAFLGRDVDDQAPSIEMVADRGHEVVLHGHRHVKFGGLSYETAHDDLSQGMAAIEDAASVTPTGFFAPFKAVSEGTLKAAAELDLGWVLGKPDEGATVPAEVELIDSVYPHDSRLLEGGTSPADTFEQLTDAAADGETFLFHPNLLDYYDANDEFAEWIEAVGPVSVGEQVEDGGVGVVLDCLRPLRIE; from the coding sequence ATGGACGATATTAGCGACATGAAGCGCCGCGAAGTCGAGGCGTTTCTCTCTTTCGTAGCAGGCGCAGAAACGGAACGCGCGGTCAAAGCACGGTCCTATCACATCCTCGCGACGTACGAACAGGAGGACTTTGAGCGCGTCTCAGACCTGTTTACCGATGTTGGGGCGACCGCCGGGTTCGCATTCCTCGGGCGCGACGTGGACGACCAAGCGCCCTCCATCGAGATGGTAGCAGACCGCGGCCACGAGGTCGTGTTGCACGGGCATCGCCACGTCAAGTTCGGCGGCCTCTCCTACGAAACGGCACACGACGACCTCTCACAGGGAATGGCCGCCATCGAAGACGCCGCGTCGGTCACGCCGACTGGTTTTTTCGCGCCGTTCAAGGCCGTGAGCGAGGGGACGCTCAAAGCCGCCGCCGAACTCGACCTCGGGTGGGTACTCGGGAAACCCGATGAGGGGGCAACCGTCCCTGCCGAGGTCGAACTCATCGACTCCGTGTATCCCCACGACTCTCGCCTGCTCGAAGGCGGCACCTCGCCCGCAGACACGTTCGAGCAGTTAACTGACGCCGCCGCAGACGGCGAGACGTTCCTGTTCCACCCGAACCTGCTCGACTACTACGACGCGAACGACGAGTTCGCAGAGTGGATCGAAGCCGTCGGCCCAGTGTCGGTGGGCGAGCAAGTCGAAGACGGGGGCGTTGGCGTCGTCCTCGACTGCCTCCGCCCGCTCAGAATCGAGTAA
- a CDS encoding (2Fe-2S)-binding protein, whose protein sequence is MTAEQYTSTVTVTVNGDEETHEVPDRKLLVHFLREDAGCTGVHQGCVVGKCGACTVVVDGTPMKSCMMYSAQANGKEIMTARGLGPKAEEEGVALEDDGDMLHPIQKGFKENHGLQCGYCTPGFVLSTYGLLSENDSPSEADIDAAVSGNICRCTGYNSIVDSIEWAAEELKAIRADTGAADD, encoded by the coding sequence ATGACAGCCGAGCAATACACCAGTACCGTCACCGTAACCGTGAACGGTGACGAGGAAACACACGAGGTTCCAGACCGGAAGCTCCTCGTCCACTTCCTCCGCGAGGACGCCGGCTGTACCGGCGTCCACCAGGGATGCGTCGTGGGGAAGTGCGGGGCGTGTACGGTCGTCGTGGACGGGACGCCGATGAAGTCCTGTATGATGTACAGCGCGCAAGCCAACGGGAAAGAAATCATGACCGCACGCGGGTTGGGGCCAAAAGCAGAGGAAGAAGGCGTCGCGCTCGAGGACGACGGCGACATGCTCCACCCGATTCAGAAGGGCTTCAAGGAGAATCACGGTCTCCAGTGTGGCTATTGTACGCCCGGCTTTGTGCTCTCTACCTACGGTCTCCTTTCAGAAAACGACTCACCCTCTGAAGCCGACATCGACGCTGCCGTCTCGGGGAACATCTGCCGCTGTACGGGCTACAACAGCATCGTAGACAGCATCGAATGGGCCGCAGAAGAACTGAAAGCCATCCGCGCCGACACGGGGGCGGCCGATGACTGA
- a CDS encoding xanthine dehydrogenase family protein molybdopterin-binding subunit, translating into MTDDARSEDTCSDTARTDGGAAAVKAVEAEEQPAREKNVGQPLKRKEDNRLTTGRGRYIEDLEPVPNLHYIAVLRSPLAHANIESIDASAALELPGVKAVVTGQDVAARVKPFPAAVQNPSNAYYPIAVDKVRYYGEPVAVVVADDRYRAHDALEHIRVSYDRLDPILDPEEAVEDDAPQVHEGGNVANHRVLEYGDVEAEFDAADHIVEERFEYPRTAYPPLETYGVIADYDDGQDTLDIWANFQGPFSLHAVTTAVLPLPENRITLRVPSDQGGGFGVKCSLYPYMVLLSAVSMEAGVPVKWVESRQEHLLASSMHANRVQYLEGAVDDDGNIRAIRFRQYDDYGGYVRPPEPGATYRPIANWQGPYTMNALGAELFAVRTNKCPTGPNRGYGCHLHYFALEGLVDRMAETIDMDPAELRLRNFIEDDAFPFESLTGGLYDSGQYEKAMRMGLEAIDYENLTTESDDEDTLVGIGMAAVVDPQASNMGYLDVALPKEMRKNTKSGALEAITVIVGPDATVKVDLTDSPQGQGHETTVSQIVADELGVPFDAVKVNTGIDTSADSWAISSGTYSSRFGTIGHAAVAKAAGKVRDQILTIGAHLLGVSVDRVELRDEAVVSDEGDAVSLRRIAGTTYWDPQQLPEGVEPKLAALSVMGMNQATAVTDDDKVNSSMTYAFGAHFAVVEVNKRTGVVNIRDYVTVHDPGTVVNPLIVRGQIEGGTFHGYASTFYEFHEYDETGTLQTDSLMDYAMPTIKERLKMRHEHVETPSPFTEIGSKGTGEAGTQATVPALSNAVRNALIQADVDLDTLPITPDRVWELLHPSETDD; encoded by the coding sequence ATGACTGACGACGCCCGGTCTGAAGACACCTGTTCTGACACCGCCAGAACCGACGGTGGTGCGGCGGCGGTCAAAGCCGTCGAAGCGGAGGAACAACCTGCGCGAGAAAAGAACGTCGGCCAGCCGCTAAAGCGAAAGGAGGACAACCGACTCACGACCGGTCGCGGGCGCTATATTGAGGACTTAGAACCCGTCCCGAATCTCCACTACATTGCCGTCCTGCGCTCGCCGCTCGCCCACGCGAACATTGAGAGTATCGACGCGAGCGCCGCGCTCGAACTGCCCGGTGTCAAGGCTGTCGTCACCGGGCAGGACGTTGCAGCCCGCGTCAAACCGTTCCCGGCCGCCGTCCAGAATCCGTCTAACGCCTACTATCCGATTGCGGTGGACAAGGTTCGCTACTACGGCGAGCCCGTCGCCGTCGTCGTCGCAGACGACCGCTACCGGGCACACGACGCGCTCGAACACATTCGCGTCTCCTACGACCGTCTCGACCCGATTCTCGACCCGGAGGAAGCCGTCGAAGACGACGCGCCGCAAGTTCACGAGGGCGGCAACGTCGCAAACCACCGCGTCCTCGAATACGGCGACGTGGAGGCGGAGTTCGACGCCGCAGACCACATCGTCGAAGAGCGATTCGAGTACCCGCGCACGGCGTACCCGCCGCTCGAAACCTACGGCGTCATCGCGGACTACGACGACGGACAGGACACGCTCGACATCTGGGCAAACTTTCAGGGGCCGTTCTCGCTGCATGCCGTGACGACGGCCGTGTTGCCCCTTCCCGAAAATCGCATCACCCTTCGCGTCCCCTCGGATCAAGGCGGCGGCTTCGGCGTGAAGTGTTCGCTCTATCCGTACATGGTGCTGCTCTCTGCGGTATCCATGGAAGCGGGCGTCCCCGTGAAGTGGGTCGAGTCCCGCCAAGAGCACCTGCTCGCGAGTTCGATGCACGCAAACCGCGTCCAGTACCTCGAAGGCGCAGTTGACGACGACGGTAACATCCGCGCAATTCGCTTCCGGCAGTACGACGATTACGGTGGGTACGTCAGACCCCCAGAACCGGGGGCGACCTACCGCCCGATTGCGAATTGGCAGGGGCCGTACACCATGAACGCCCTCGGGGCGGAGCTTTTCGCCGTCAGGACGAACAAGTGTCCGACCGGCCCGAACCGCGGCTATGGCTGTCACCTGCACTACTTCGCGCTCGAAGGGCTGGTCGACCGGATGGCGGAGACCATCGACATGGACCCGGCCGAGTTGCGCCTTCGCAACTTCATCGAAGACGATGCGTTCCCGTTCGAGTCGCTCACTGGCGGCCTCTACGACAGCGGTCAGTACGAGAAGGCAATGCGGATGGGCCTCGAAGCCATCGACTACGAGAACCTCACGACCGAGAGCGACGACGAGGACACGCTCGTCGGCATCGGGATGGCCGCGGTGGTCGACCCACAAGCGTCGAACATGGGTTACCTCGACGTGGCGCTCCCGAAGGAGATGCGCAAAAACACCAAGTCAGGTGCCTTAGAGGCGATTACCGTCATCGTCGGTCCGGACGCGACGGTCAAGGTTGACCTCACCGACTCGCCACAGGGACAGGGGCACGAGACGACGGTGAGCCAAATCGTCGCCGACGAACTCGGCGTCCCGTTCGACGCGGTGAAGGTGAACACGGGTATCGACACGAGTGCAGACTCGTGGGCCATATCCTCTGGCACCTACTCCTCGCGCTTCGGGACGATTGGCCACGCCGCCGTCGCGAAGGCCGCCGGAAAAGTGCGCGACCAGATCCTGACCATCGGTGCACACCTGCTCGGCGTCTCTGTAGACCGCGTCGAACTCAGAGACGAAGCCGTCGTGAGCGACGAGGGCGACGCTGTCTCGCTTCGCCGCATCGCCGGAACGACCTACTGGGACCCACAGCAGTTGCCCGAGGGTGTCGAGCCGAAGCTGGCTGCACTCTCGGTCATGGGCATGAATCAGGCGACGGCCGTCACCGACGACGACAAGGTGAACTCCTCGATGACCTACGCCTTCGGCGCGCACTTCGCCGTTGTCGAAGTGAACAAACGAACCGGCGTCGTTAACATCAGAGACTACGTCACCGTCCACGACCCCGGCACCGTCGTGAACCCGCTCATCGTTCGCGGGCAAATCGAAGGCGGCACCTTCCACGGCTACGCGAGCACGTTCTACGAGTTCCACGAGTACGACGAGACGGGCACGCTCCAGACAGACTCGCTCATGGACTACGCGATGCCGACCATCAAAGAGCGCCTGAAGATGCGTCACGAACACGTCGAGACGCCGTCGCCGTTCACCGAAATCGGGTCAAAAGGCACCGGCGAGGCGGGGACGCAGGCAACCGTGCCCGCGCTCTCGAACGCGGTGCGCAACGCGCTCATCCAGGCGGATGTCGACTTAGACACGCTGCCGATTACGCCAGACCGCGTCTGGGAACTCCTCCACCCGTCCGAGACGGACGACTGA